The window AATATCTTGAAATGATTCGGATACGTTTCTTAATGATGCTTGCGTACCGAACGAACTATTATACAGGAATTTTAATTTACAGTATTAATATTGGTGCTTACTATTTTTTATGGTCGGCGATATATGGGGCGAAAGAAGATATTCAAGGGTTATCTGTGACGCAGATGGTTACGTATGTTGCCGTTGCGTGGATGGCGAGGGCTTTTTACTTTAACAATATCGACCGAGAGATTGCTAGCGAGATTAAAGAAGGAAAAGTCGCAGTAGAGCTTATTCGTCCGTATCATTACCTTGGGATGAAGACGATGCAAGCGTTAGGAGAAGGGATTTTCCGATTGTTTTTCTTCTCCGTACCAGGGATGGTTATTGTTAGTCTCGTCTTTCCTCTTTCTTTTTCGGCCGACGGCATGACGTGGGGATATTTCACGTTATCTATTTTGCTAAGTTTTATCATCAATACGCAAATTAATTTATTAACCGGCATGTTAACGTTTTTCTTATTTAATGCCGATGGTCTGATGCGTGCAAAGCGAGTGGTTATCGATTTATTTTCCGGGTTGTTATTACCTATTAGTTTTTACCCTCTTTGGGCACAGGATGTGATGAAGTGGTTTCCGTTTCAGGCAATCAGCTATATCCCGAGTATGATTTTTACGGAAGGCTTCCAAGGGCAGGAAGTGTTTAACGCGCTTTTCACTCAAGTTATTTGGGCTGTTGTCTTAATCATCCCAATCCAAATTATGTGGGCAACTGCGAAAAAGCAAATGATAATCCAAGGGGGATGATGATATGTTTTATGCTTCTATGTTTTTTCAATATATGGGTCAATATTTGAAGACGCGCATGCAATATCGTACGGACATGGTTGTAGAATTAATATCAGACATGATGTTTCAAGCAGCGAACTTAATTTTTATTCTCGTAGTTTTTGGGCATACGAGTATGCTTAGTGGCTGGAATCGAGATGAGATTATCTTTATTTATGGTTTCTTTTTAGTACCGTTTGCACTTTTTGCATCGTTTTTTAACATTTGGGATTTTAATGAACGTTATATTGTAAAAGGGGAAATGGATCGTATTTTAACAAGGCCTATTCATAGCTTATTTCAAGTGGTGCTAGAGCGAATGGAACTAGAATCGCTATTTGGTGCCATTACAGGGTTTATCATCATGGGGTATGCGGCTATTCAGCTACAATTAACCTTTCATTGGTATGATCTTTTTATTTTTATCTTATTTGTTCTTGGTGGTACGCTCGTATATGCTGGCATCTTCGTTTCGATTGCTAGTATTGGGTTTTGGTCCGATGCACGTACATCTATTATGCCTATGATGTATAACATCGGAAACTACGGTCGATATCCTGTAAATATATACAATCGTATTATTCGTTATATTCTAACTTGGATTTTGCCGTTTGCTTTTGTAGGTGTTTACCCTTCAGCGTACTTCTTAAACAAAGAAGAGTGGTATGGATACGCATTTATAACCCCTGTTATGGGAATGATCTTTTTTAGTCTATCCATTCTATTATGGAATGCTGGAGTGAAAAGATATCGAGGAGCGGGTAATTAGAGAAAATGGAATAAAGGAGCCTTTAAGAATAAGAGATGGAATTCTTGAGGGCTCTTTTTATAGTGAAATTATGAACTAATAAACAAGGATTCTCTTATCGGTATATTTTTATGAAATTCACGGTATATTGTACAAACTGTACTTTTCAGGGGGAAGTGGATGGGATTTATCATTGGATTAGGGGTCTTACTATGTCTAATCATGAGTGTACGCATTCTGATCAAAGCGGTAAGAAAAGGGACGTTTCTATCCTTTGAAACGGTTTATGTAATAGGACTTGTGTATGTATCGTTTTTAATTGGTTTTGCGATGATATATTTATTGCTTGTAGAATATGATGTTGTCGTTCTCCAAGAAATGGGGATGGAGTTAGAAGGGACATATTTCGAAAAATTAGAATCATGCCTTTACTTTAGCGCAGTTACGCTCTTTTCGGTGGGGTACGGGGATATTACGCCAATCGGAATTGGGAGATGGATTGCGCTCATTGAAGCATTTTTAGGCTATATTCTCCCGACGACTGTTGTAGCACGAGCGGTGATTGGCATTGATAAAAATCAATAAGTTGTATCACTTTATGAAATTGGTTACGCTTATAATGGAAAAGCATAATCAATGGAGGGATACATATGGTTGAAGTAGGTCAATTAGCACCAGAATTTGAATTAGTTGCGGATAATGGTGAGAAAGTTAAGCTTTCAGACTTTAAAGGGAAATACGTTGTTCTTTATTTTTATCCGAAAGATATGACACCAGGATGTACAACGGAAGCGTGTGACTTCCGTGATCATCACGAAAGCTTTGTTGATTTAGATGCAGTGATTTTAGGGGTTAGCCCAGATCCGCAAAACAGACATCAAAAATTTAAAGAAAAGCACGACTTACCGTTTTTATTATTAGTTGATGAAGATCACCAAGTAGCGGAAGCGTACGGTGTATGGAAATTGAAGAAAAACTTCGGTAAAGAATACATGGGAATTGAGCGATCTACTTTTATTATTGATAAAGAGGGGAAACTTGTGAAAGAGTGGCGCAAAGTTCGTGTGAAAGGACATGTGGAAGAAGCGCTACGTTACATTCGAGAGGAATTATAAAAAAAGGTTTCTAATGATAGGAGTCTAAGCACAAATGTTGCTGCATGCGTATAATGCAGTGTAACAAGTGCATTTCTCCTCAAACAATCTATGGTGTAAGCGGACGAATTTTCGTTCGCTTTTTTTTGATTGTTACAGAAAGTTTAAGTTCAATAAAGTGTTAAAGTACTCTCTTTACCGTTTTTTTTGGTGTCTAGCTCCAAGCGCCCTTCGCCTAAGGACTTGCGCTTTGCGCTTTTTCTGTGAAAATAAAAATTACCTATGAGCCGAATGATCGATCATGATAGGTAGATGGTAGAAAGGAAACCCCGGGGAGAATAAATTTTCATGTCGGGGGTGTGAGTGTAAAATCTTGTATGTTTCTTAATGATATACAATGAGTTGAAGTTCCATTAATTGTATTTCTCTACATAGAGCTTCGTCCGTTGACAAAAGTTTATCTCTCAATGTACACTATTTATAAACATTATAAAATAAGAATTTTTTAAAAAGCGGACGAAAACCCTTCGTTCCTTTTTACTGGTTCCAATTTTAACGAAGAAAAGAGGTGCATGACGATGTCAGAAAGCATGTTGAATGAAGCGCTTGACACGTTGAAGCAATTTGGAGTCCGTATTACTCCGCAACGTCATGCGATTTTAGAGTATTTAATTCAATCCATGAATCATCCGACGGCCGATGATATTTATAAAGCGCTTGAAGGAAAATTTCCAAATATGAGTGTAGCGACTGTATATAACAATTTACGTGTTTTTCGCGAAGTTGGATTAGTCAAGGAGCTTACGTATGGAGATTCTTCAAGTCGGTTTGACTTTGTCACTTCCGATCACTATCACATCATCTGTGAGAACTGTGGCAAAATTGTTGACTTCCACTATCCGGGTTTAGATGAAGTAGAAAATTTAGCTGAACATGTGACGGGATTTAAAGTAAGTCATCACCGTATGGAAGTGTACGGAACATGCAGTGATTGTCAACAAAAAGAAACGCACTAAAAAAGCTGATAGTCAAACTATCAGCTTTTTTATGTATTGATCTTTAGGCAATAGCCATTATTGCTTTGCTTTTCGATTATAGCTTTCGTCAAATTCTTTTCCTTCCAGCTCTTTATCAAGAGTAAGGGGCTCTCGGCAATGCATGCACATGTCTACACGACCAAGCATTTTCGTCGGCTTTTCACATGTTGGACAAATTACTTGAACTGCTTTTGTAGAGAGCATTCCAATCCAAAAGTAAATAACAGTACTTGCAATAATTGATAAAAGTCCTAAGAGCATAAAAATAGTCATCGCGACAACGTTTTCTTTAAAAAAGATCCCGATGTACATAATTAAAAAGCCAACAAAGATTAAACTTAAAGCGAATGTACGTATTTTATTTATTTTACTGGAATATTTGCGTGACATTTTCGTTACCTCCTGTACAATAATATAGCATACTTTTTACAGCGATAACCAAGGAAGAAATTCGAAAATTGAAATAAAGGGATTTCAGAAGACTTTGTAGAAACTGTACACTAAACAGTAGCAATTCCAGCAATTCTAGTCGAATGAAGCTCTAGCTATTAGATAAGAA is drawn from Bacillus kexueae and contains these coding sequences:
- a CDS encoding ABC transporter permease, which encodes MEKYLEMIRIRFLMMLAYRTNYYTGILIYSINIGAYYFLWSAIYGAKEDIQGLSVTQMVTYVAVAWMARAFYFNNIDREIASEIKEGKVAVELIRPYHYLGMKTMQALGEGIFRLFFFSVPGMVIVSLVFPLSFSADGMTWGYFTLSILLSFIINTQINLLTGMLTFFLFNADGLMRAKRVVIDLFSGLLLPISFYPLWAQDVMKWFPFQAISYIPSMIFTEGFQGQEVFNALFTQVIWAVVLIIPIQIMWATAKKQMIIQGG
- a CDS encoding ABC transporter permease; its protein translation is MFYASMFFQYMGQYLKTRMQYRTDMVVELISDMMFQAANLIFILVVFGHTSMLSGWNRDEIIFIYGFFLVPFALFASFFNIWDFNERYIVKGEMDRILTRPIHSLFQVVLERMELESLFGAITGFIIMGYAAIQLQLTFHWYDLFIFILFVLGGTLVYAGIFVSIASIGFWSDARTSIMPMMYNIGNYGRYPVNIYNRIIRYILTWILPFAFVGVYPSAYFLNKEEWYGYAFITPVMGMIFFSLSILLWNAGVKRYRGAGN
- a CDS encoding ion channel, with translation MGFIIGLGVLLCLIMSVRILIKAVRKGTFLSFETVYVIGLVYVSFLIGFAMIYLLLVEYDVVVLQEMGMELEGTYFEKLESCLYFSAVTLFSVGYGDITPIGIGRWIALIEAFLGYILPTTVVARAVIGIDKNQ
- the bcp gene encoding thioredoxin-dependent thiol peroxidase; amino-acid sequence: MVEVGQLAPEFELVADNGEKVKLSDFKGKYVVLYFYPKDMTPGCTTEACDFRDHHESFVDLDAVILGVSPDPQNRHQKFKEKHDLPFLLLVDEDHQVAEAYGVWKLKKNFGKEYMGIERSTFIIDKEGKLVKEWRKVRVKGHVEEALRYIREEL
- the perR gene encoding peroxide-responsive transcriptional repressor PerR — its product is MSESMLNEALDTLKQFGVRITPQRHAILEYLIQSMNHPTADDIYKALEGKFPNMSVATVYNNLRVFREVGLVKELTYGDSSSRFDFVTSDHYHIICENCGKIVDFHYPGLDEVENLAEHVTGFKVSHHRMEVYGTCSDCQQKETH
- a CDS encoding YgzB family protein; translation: MSRKYSSKINKIRTFALSLIFVGFLIMYIGIFFKENVVAMTIFMLLGLLSIIASTVIYFWIGMLSTKAVQVICPTCEKPTKMLGRVDMCMHCREPLTLDKELEGKEFDESYNRKAKQ